Proteins encoded by one window of Streptomyces uncialis:
- a CDS encoding helix-turn-helix domain-containing protein → MVNRKELNPDKSPEAAFGARLRSSREARNWTQDDLAARMEYSGRHISAIETGRKPPTRRFSLSVDAAFGLEGTSDTFERAWGELRRGSLLEGFPEYLTQESRAAEIRLFEVGLIPGPLQTREYAQALADSAVQRGVITAEQADERVSLLMERQAALVRPLPPMVIVVLDESCIRRPIGGSKVMGAQLDQLSEFAKQPNTVLQIAPFGLGERRPFDRLVNLLTLHDRSVVSYVESQTHGHLERELTSVLPLVRAYHQLQAESLSQAISVAMINEVRKGTPR, encoded by the coding sequence TTGGTAAACCGCAAGGAGTTGAACCCCGACAAGAGTCCGGAAGCAGCGTTCGGCGCACGTCTACGCAGTTCACGCGAGGCACGCAACTGGACGCAGGACGATCTGGCCGCCCGGATGGAATATTCCGGGCGGCATATTTCAGCGATTGAAACCGGCCGCAAACCCCCGACGCGCCGATTTTCGCTTAGCGTCGACGCCGCATTCGGACTCGAAGGCACGAGCGACACGTTCGAACGGGCGTGGGGTGAACTCCGGCGCGGCAGCTTGCTGGAGGGGTTCCCTGAGTATCTGACGCAGGAGTCCCGCGCGGCGGAGATCCGGCTGTTCGAAGTGGGCTTGATCCCGGGCCCGCTTCAGACGCGCGAGTACGCGCAGGCTCTGGCCGACAGTGCCGTGCAACGCGGGGTCATCACCGCCGAACAGGCAGATGAACGAGTCTCGTTGCTGATGGAGCGTCAAGCTGCCTTGGTACGGCCCTTACCACCCATGGTGATCGTGGTCCTGGACGAGAGCTGCATCCGCCGGCCGATCGGGGGCTCCAAGGTCATGGGCGCTCAGCTGGACCAGCTGAGCGAGTTTGCGAAGCAGCCGAACACCGTGCTTCAGATCGCCCCCTTCGGCCTGGGGGAGCGCCGCCCGTTCGACCGGCTGGTCAACTTGCTTACGCTGCATGACCGGTCCGTAGTCTCCTACGTTGAGTCGCAGACCCACGGGCATCTGGAACGCGAGCTCACTTCCGTGCTGCCGCTGGTGAGGGCCTACCATCAGCTACAGGCCGAATCACTCTCCCAAGCGATATCCGTGGCCATGATCAATGAGGTACGAAAGGGCACCCCGCGATGA
- a CDS encoding DUF397 domain-containing protein — protein MTESPSLLWVKSSYSNNGGSCVEWAPAHADANGIVPVRDSKSPGGPVLNVRATAFAAFVAGVKAGSLDTA, from the coding sequence ATGACCGAATCCCCCTCCCTCCTCTGGGTCAAATCCTCCTACAGCAACAACGGCGGTTCCTGCGTCGAGTGGGCGCCCGCACACGCGGACGCCAACGGCATAGTCCCCGTCCGCGACTCCAAGAGCCCCGGCGGACCCGTACTGAACGTCCGCGCCACCGCGTTCGCGGCCTTCGTGGCGGGCGTCAAGGCCGGATCGCTCGACACCGCCTGA